The following are encoded together in the Prionailurus viverrinus isolate Anna chromosome B3, UM_Priviv_1.0, whole genome shotgun sequence genome:
- the TMEM253 gene encoding transmembrane protein 253 isoform X1 yields the protein MEERAAQREQERPSVRLEKLQHWARHRQSGHLLVLAVSQLWLAVAVMPFAVSVACLNSACHMATALPLVPGALGLLTGMVTLELRRSPRLWKVQAMMILNIFNLILGFIVVVVEVMKTALGPAPTAPSQLAGLLVVELSAETFTLGGVLLSAHSLFLLSQRKPGCCRTQSLHYQELQEVFRAWRTVWSSYLAADFFTGYCGQWHLRENHGVGGRWRGRRSCSQKLVFWF from the exons ATGGAGGAGAGAGCTGCCCAGCGGGAACAGGAGAGACCCAGTGTTCGTCTGGAAAAGCTACAGCACTGGGCAAGGCACAGGCAGAGTGGGCACCTCTTGGTGCTGGCG GTGAGCCAGCTATGGCTGGCTGTGGCTGTGATGCCCTTTGCTGTCTCTGTTGCCTGCCTGAATTCTGCTTGTCACATGGCCACAGCGCTGCCACTTGTGCCTGGAGCTTTG GGTCTCCTCACTGGGATGGTTACCCTTGAGCTGCGCAGATCACCCCGCCTCTGGAAG GTGCAGGCCATGATGATACTCAACATCTTCAATCTGATCTTGGGCTTCATCGTGGTGGTGGTCGAGGTGATGAAGACAGCCTTGGGGCCTGCCCCAACTGCCCCCTCCCAG CTGGCTGGCTTGCTGGTGGTGGAGCTCAGCGCTGAGACCTTCACCTTAGGGGGAGTGCTCCTCTCAGCGCACTCCCTATTCCTGCTGAGCCAGAGGAAGCCAGGATGCTGCCGGACCCAGAGTCTGCACTACCAGGAGCTGCAGGAGGTATTCAGGGCTTGGAGGACAGTATGGAGCAGTTACCTAGCAGCTGATTTTTTCACTGGCTATTGTGGTCAGTGGCACTTAAGGGAAAACCATGGGGTtggtgggaggtggagagggagaaggagttGTAGCCAGAAACTGGTTTTCTGGTTTTAG
- the TMEM253 gene encoding transmembrane protein 253 isoform X2 produces the protein MEERAAQREQERPSVRLEKLQHWARHRQSGHLLVLAVSQLWLAVAVMPFAVSVACLNSACHMATALPLVPGALGLLTGMVTLELRRSPRLWKVQAMMILNIFNLILGFIVVVVEVMKTALGPAPTAPSQLAGLLVVELSAETFTLGGVLLSAHSLFLLSQRKPGCCRTQSLHYQELQEGLSELEEVADLENGPTVASTANGTNE, from the exons ATGGAGGAGAGAGCTGCCCAGCGGGAACAGGAGAGACCCAGTGTTCGTCTGGAAAAGCTACAGCACTGGGCAAGGCACAGGCAGAGTGGGCACCTCTTGGTGCTGGCG GTGAGCCAGCTATGGCTGGCTGTGGCTGTGATGCCCTTTGCTGTCTCTGTTGCCTGCCTGAATTCTGCTTGTCACATGGCCACAGCGCTGCCACTTGTGCCTGGAGCTTTG GGTCTCCTCACTGGGATGGTTACCCTTGAGCTGCGCAGATCACCCCGCCTCTGGAAG GTGCAGGCCATGATGATACTCAACATCTTCAATCTGATCTTGGGCTTCATCGTGGTGGTGGTCGAGGTGATGAAGACAGCCTTGGGGCCTGCCCCAACTGCCCCCTCCCAG CTGGCTGGCTTGCTGGTGGTGGAGCTCAGCGCTGAGACCTTCACCTTAGGGGGAGTGCTCCTCTCAGCGCACTCCCTATTCCTGCTGAGCCAGAGGAAGCCAGGATGCTGCCGGACCCAGAGTCTGCACTACCAGGAGCTGCAGGAG GGTCTCTCTGAGTTGGAGGAAGTTGCTGATTTGGAGAATGGCCCCACGGTGGCTAGCACAGCAAATGGAACAAATGAGTGA
- the TMEM253 gene encoding transmembrane protein 253 isoform X3 yields the protein MEERAAQREQERPSVRLEKLQHWARHRQSGHLLVLAVSQLWLAVAVMPFAVSVACLNSACHMATALPLVPGALGLLTGMVTLELRRSPRLWKLAGLLVVELSAETFTLGGVLLSAHSLFLLSQRKPGCCRTQSLHYQELQEVFRAWRTVWSSYLAADFFTGYCGQWHLRENHGVGGRWRGRRSCSQKLVFWF from the exons ATGGAGGAGAGAGCTGCCCAGCGGGAACAGGAGAGACCCAGTGTTCGTCTGGAAAAGCTACAGCACTGGGCAAGGCACAGGCAGAGTGGGCACCTCTTGGTGCTGGCG GTGAGCCAGCTATGGCTGGCTGTGGCTGTGATGCCCTTTGCTGTCTCTGTTGCCTGCCTGAATTCTGCTTGTCACATGGCCACAGCGCTGCCACTTGTGCCTGGAGCTTTG GGTCTCCTCACTGGGATGGTTACCCTTGAGCTGCGCAGATCACCCCGCCTCTGGAAG CTGGCTGGCTTGCTGGTGGTGGAGCTCAGCGCTGAGACCTTCACCTTAGGGGGAGTGCTCCTCTCAGCGCACTCCCTATTCCTGCTGAGCCAGAGGAAGCCAGGATGCTGCCGGACCCAGAGTCTGCACTACCAGGAGCTGCAGGAGGTATTCAGGGCTTGGAGGACAGTATGGAGCAGTTACCTAGCAGCTGATTTTTTCACTGGCTATTGTGGTCAGTGGCACTTAAGGGAAAACCATGGGGTtggtgggaggtggagagggagaaggagttGTAGCCAGAAACTGGTTTTCTGGTTTTAG
- the TMEM253 gene encoding transmembrane protein 253 isoform X4 translates to MPFAVSVACLNSACHMATALPLVPGALGLLTGMVTLELRRSPRLWKVQAMMILNIFNLILGFIVVVVEVMKTALGPAPTAPSQLAGLLVVELSAETFTLGGVLLSAHSLFLLSQRKPGCCRTQSLHYQELQEVFRAWRTVWSSYLAADFFTGYCGQWHLRENHGVGGRWRGRRSCSQKLVFWF, encoded by the exons ATGCCCTTTGCTGTCTCTGTTGCCTGCCTGAATTCTGCTTGTCACATGGCCACAGCGCTGCCACTTGTGCCTGGAGCTTTG GGTCTCCTCACTGGGATGGTTACCCTTGAGCTGCGCAGATCACCCCGCCTCTGGAAG GTGCAGGCCATGATGATACTCAACATCTTCAATCTGATCTTGGGCTTCATCGTGGTGGTGGTCGAGGTGATGAAGACAGCCTTGGGGCCTGCCCCAACTGCCCCCTCCCAG CTGGCTGGCTTGCTGGTGGTGGAGCTCAGCGCTGAGACCTTCACCTTAGGGGGAGTGCTCCTCTCAGCGCACTCCCTATTCCTGCTGAGCCAGAGGAAGCCAGGATGCTGCCGGACCCAGAGTCTGCACTACCAGGAGCTGCAGGAGGTATTCAGGGCTTGGAGGACAGTATGGAGCAGTTACCTAGCAGCTGATTTTTTCACTGGCTATTGTGGTCAGTGGCACTTAAGGGAAAACCATGGGGTtggtgggaggtggagagggagaaggagttGTAGCCAGAAACTGGTTTTCTGGTTTTAG